The bacterium genome segment CTCACGCGCCAAGTCCAAGCCTGGCAAGACGATCGCAACCGAACGACGAAGGGCGTCGACTGGCAATTCACGACCCAACAAGCCCGCGTGAAACTGCGACGACTCTACCCCCAGCTTTTGGTGTGACAAGGGACTAGGCGCTCGCCTCGGCGACTGCGGCGCGGATTCCCTGGCGAATGCGATGCTGGCGGGATTTCAAGGCGCCGGGCTTGATCTTCCGACGTTTCGCCAACTCAGCGACGGAGACATCCGCAACCACCGGCGCCATCACCAGCTCCAGGCGGTCCGGTGGGAGGGTCTCGAGCACGCGGGTCGTCGCCTGAAGCTGCCTGCGCGCGTGGAGGGCGCGATCGAGGGGCACGACTTCCGCAAGGCCATCATGCTCTTCGGCCACCTCTCGCGCACGGCGGCGACGCAGGGTGCGCATGCGGAACAGGCTTTCGTGGCGAGCAATGCCAAGGATCCAGGTCGAGAAAGAGGATCGGCCCTCGAACCGGTCCAGGCCTTTG includes the following:
- a CDS encoding sigma-70 family RNA polymerase sigma factor, yielding MDAAIDDLDLVRDALAGDETAFQALHDRYRPRVLRYVQSRMRDAAEADDVTQEVFLRMHKGLDRFEGRSSFSTWILGIARHESLFRMRTLRRRRAREVAEEHDGLAEVVPLDRALHARRQLQATTRVLETLPPDRLELVMAPVVADVSVAELAKRRKIKPGALKSRQHRIRQGIRAAVAEASA